The Synechococcales cyanobacterium T60_A2020_003 genome includes a window with the following:
- a CDS encoding VOC family protein, which translates to MQSLSAPTLAPGQLRRVHHVAFNVKDMQTSRYFYGTVLGLHELTGDEVPSTLVSLVREGKVANFVTPDGTVIDLFWEPDLDPPASDPTQQFTRANHLAFDIDPAYFEEAIAVLQAHHVQIDHGPVTRPTGRGIYFYDPDGFLIEIRCDPG; encoded by the coding sequence ATGCAATCCCTTTCTGCGCCCACTCTCGCACCCGGTCAGTTGCGTCGGGTTCATCATGTCGCCTTCAACGTGAAGGATATGCAGACATCGCGCTATTTTTATGGAACGGTGTTGGGATTACATGAACTGACGGGCGACGAGGTTCCGTCAACGCTGGTGTCGCTAGTTCGTGAGGGAAAAGTCGCCAACTTTGTCACCCCAGACGGGACAGTGATCGATCTCTTTTGGGAACCGGACTTAGACCCGCCCGCCTCCGACCCAACCCAGCAGTTTACCCGTGCCAACCATCTAGCGTTTGACATTGATCCGGCATACTTTGAAGAGGCGATTGCCGTTCTCCAGGCTCATCATGTCCAGATTGATCATGGCCCTGTCACGCGCCCCACAGGACGAGGCATTTATTTTTACGACCCCGATGGATTTTTGATCGAAATTCGCTGTGATCCAGGCTAA